AAGTTTAATTTTGCATAGTAAGAAGCAATTTGGTCATCTGTTAAAGCCCCAAACTCTTTTAGTTTATTAAATAAGGTTGCGTAATCTCCAGAATTAACACTAATAGAAGCAATTGTACTATTTACATAATTAGTATAATCTCCAGGCAACTCATCTGAATCTGATAAAGTATTAACAACCTGTTTGGCCAGCGCCTGCCTCACATTATCTTTATCCACACCATCACTAACAGCTTTTAAAATCGCATCTTTATCTTCTCCCAAAGAACTTGTATTAACCTGCACCCCATTAAAATAATTCTGAGAAATTTGGTCACGAGAACCCTCAAGAGAGTTTTTAATGGACTCCAGTTCCTTTTGAGATTGCTCAATCTGCTCTTGAGAATGATTTATTTTATCATTATAACTTTCTATGTGCTTAGCTAAACGAAGCAAATAAGAATCTGGTTCATTTGGCTCAGTAGGTGATTCTGTATTCCCAAAAAGATGTAAATAACTTATTGAATTTTTATAAAGGTCAAGGTATAATTTGTTATCTTTATCATATTGATTCTTAACAGAGTTTCCTGCCACCTGAGCGTTATGATTAGCAACTTGTGATTGAACTTGCTTATACTTTAAAATTGGATCTGTTTGACCAATTAAAGATTCAGCATTTCTTTTTAATAAATCAGCAGTTGAAGTTTTGAAAGTTGATGTCGCTTGCTCAAATGATCTATTAGAAGACTGAACACTCTCTGCAATTGAAGGGATCGAATCTATTGATTTGATACTTCTATCAGCAGGTTGAACAATTGAAGTAGATAAAGAATCATAGATATCCGACTCATCACCAACAATTGTATTCATCTGAAGTTTTGCATCATCAAGGTTGTTAATGACACTTGTAAAGTACAGACGAATCGTTTTCTGATTTAAACTATTAACATAATCTCCAACCTGCTGAGCCATCTCAAGTGATTGTTCTTTTTTTACAGAATCTTTTACTTTATATGTAATTTTGGCCTTTTCAGGATTAAAACTAGATAGCTGCAATATATTGTGTGAAAAATCTTTAGGAATGTAAATGATAGCTTCTAGCGAATTATCCTTGTACTGACTCTCCGCCTGGTCCCTAGACATGACTTTCCAGCTTGCCTTTTTTTTCTCATCCTTCGCTAGTAATTTTGTAAAATCATCCCCAAAATTGTATTGAGCGCTATTTAACTGTTCGCCTTCGTCTTGATTCACAATCCCAATACGAAGATGCGTCTTCTCTTTAGTTCCTAGAACAAAAGAAAGGCTATCTGACTGTCCCATATAGATAAGAAGTCCTACAGTAATTACTATACATAAAATAGCCAAGCCTTTCCTAAGCAAGTGATTTTTTCCTTTTTTTATACCCATTATGGATTTTTCTCCTAAATTGATTTTAACATTATCATCAAAATATTTATAATTTATTCATGATAATATACATCCTACAATCATTATAATTATTACAAATAGTAGGATTTCTTCTATTATAGCATATTCAGAAATTATTGTGGAAGCTTTATGTACCTATTTTTCTTGCGGAATTCTCAAACGATGAACACTTCTACCAACGAAGAACTGTGTTTCATTAAGTTCAACCAATGGTTCATTGTATTGAGTACGACCAGGCACAACTTTCTGTTCGTTAAAGATGGTACCAAACGTTCCCATTGGAACATTTTGTCGAAGCCGTTTGAAGAATGGCGTGAATTTGCTAACTATGCCACTTTGATAACCATGGAAAATCAAATGAATGTTGACCGACGAAGATTTTGTGAACAAAGTATTTACATCTTTATCCATCAGTACAATCTTATCACCAGCTAAGTTTATATCTGGAAGATAAACAAACATTGGTTGCTCTCTACGCTTACCAGACTGAATAATGCCTAATAGTTCACCAAGGAATTGGCTAATATTCGCCTCCTCAATTCTAGTATCAAAGTATTCATTCATACCAACAAAACGTCCATCAGTATCAACCACTACGCGATCCACTTTCCCGGAAAACTCTGAAAAAGCAGATAATATCGTACGCTCAATACTATATGTTTGAGAAGGAGTATCATCCATGAGAAGAATAAATTCATAGTTCATTGGTTCGATAGAGCGAACCAACGTTGTTTCCTTATCATAACCAATTGGAATATTGTATTTTTGCCGTTCCTCTTGGACAGCTACATCATTTTCAAATTGCTCAAAAGTAATTTCATTAGCCAGCATTGGAACAGCTTCTGGTCTAGAGCCATCCCATAACTTATCCATTACCTCAATAGCGTTTTCTAAACTCTGCAATCTTTCAAGATTGGAACTTCCTTCTGTTGCAAGGTATACTTGAAAACGAATAGGTTCTTCAAATCTAATCTGACCACGACCAGGAATTACTTGATCAGCTAGAGCATCAAAACCAATAAGATCTTTTTTAGAATCCTTGTCGACCAAATACAAAACAAACTGTGTAGCAAAATTACTTCGCATACTTAACTTCATAGTAGTGTTCCGAAGAACTGTTGCTATCAAATAGATACCTAAGCTTGCTCCCTCACGCAACACCTGATGAAAAGCGGATTCAACAGAACTTTCGAGTGGATGATCACGTACAGTATCATAAGAGTCAACAATATTTAAAATAAATGGTAAATACTGACCTGTCTTCTGCTCATACTGTTCAATAGAAGTAACTCCATATTCTGCCAATAAATCACGGCGTTTTTGTATCTCTTTTTGTAAACTCTTAAGGAGCTTCAATAGCTTTTCGGCATCATCTAAAGTAGCAATATCTGCCACATGCGGTAGACCTTTCAGAGGAAAAAGTCCATTCGTTCCAAAATCAAACAGATTAAAATGCATTTGATCTGGTCTATTAAGCCGAGCAAAATTCATAACTAGCGTCTGAAGCGCTTGAGATTTTCCAAACCCTGGAGAAGCATAAATGATACTGTGACTAAACTCTTCTAAATCAAACTCTAACATCCGCTGAGCCTGCTCTGAAGGAATATCCATTAGAGCAAAAGGAGCTTTGTGAAGTTTCTTCTCTGTCCATTTCGTAGTTAAAATTGGTGACGTAATATCTTCATCAAGCGGAGGTAACCATGGCTTAGCTGGTATACAAAGATCTACATTCTTTGCGTGTTGAGCAATATACTCTACAACAGCATCTAGTTCAGTCTCATCAGTATTAGCGTCTGTGCTAACCATCTCTTCTAAATAAGACAAATCTGTAGTAGCGAGTTCATACTGCCCCAGCTCATTGATTATCCAAAGCCTATTGTCAACTTCTTCACTACGAGCTTTCACTGTTGGTGCATATCGTGCTCCACTCCATGCTGATTGAAAGAGTTCATATATTTCATTATTCCCGACTTGCAAATAAGCACGACCTGGCTGAGTAATACTTGCAGCATCTGGTGTTTTTATAATCTCATTTGAATCAGCTTTTTCCGCTACTTTGAGCGCCAACTTAAATCGAGAATTAGACCAAATTTGATCATTAACAACTCCAGAAGGCTTTTGAGTAGCTAGAATCAAATGAATTCCTAAGGAACGCCCAATACGCGCCGTTGTTACCAGCTCTGTCATAAACTCCGGTTCATTTTGCTTCAACTCAGCAAACTCATCCGAGATCAAAAATAGATGCGGAAGCGGCTCAGTAGGGAAATCTCCCTCTATTCCGGAGCGGCCTTCCTTGTATAATTTTGTATATCCATTAATATGATTGACCCCAAATCTACCAAATAGGCGTTGACGCTTTTGCAACTCTGCTCTAATGGAAGCTAACGCGCGCTGGATTCCTGCTCCATCTAAGTTTGTGATAACGCCCATCAAATGTGGCAAATCTTTAAATAAATTTGCCATCCCTCCACCTTTAAAGTCTATTGGGAGAAAACCAATATCTTCTGGACTAAAGTTTAATGCTAGCGATAAAATGTAAGATTGTAATATCTCCGACTTACCCGATCCCGTTGTCCCGGCAACAAGACCGTGAGGACCATGAGCACGCTCATGTAAGTTCAAGTAGACAATATCATCTTTTCCTCGAACCCCAAGTGGAACAGCAAGGCTCTTCGATGTATCTCCTCGAGCCCATCGGCTAGAAATATTTAAGTCCCCAACTTGTTCTACATTATACAATTCTAAGAATGTAATTGCATCAGGAAGTGCATTTTTTTGAGTTTCCTCATGAATTAGATTACTTAAACTACGAACAGCACCTTCATAATCATCTATCAACGGGTACGGAGTAAAAACTTGGTTTACATATATTCCTCTATTATTGATTAAAGTAGCTGTATCTCCATTCTTTAAATCAATAAGCGTTGTTACCGTTTCAGGTAATTGACGACGACTTTCTTTTACCCAAATAACAGTTACTCCAAAAGAAGCCAAATCTGCTCGTGAAAGACTTTCGTTGATAGCATGACCAGACAACAAGCGATCATCTGAAATGACAATCACAATCTGAGGTAAAAAGGTTCTTTCCTTCTGTTCCTTGTCTTGAATGCGAGACTGTAATACTTGATAAAGACTTGTAAGCACAGCATCTTTCGTACGATCATCATGTACAAAACCACGAACATTAATCATTGGTAACAGAAAATGAGGTAAAAACCGCCATTTCTTCCAAATTTGATCATAATCTTCCTGCGAAGTCAAATTAACAAATATTACATCGTGATAAGAATGAAAAGCCGCAACTTGCAATAAAAGTTGCTGGATAAACAACTGACCTATGTCATGTTGAGCAACCAGCCCAACAATATTCTGAGCAAGTGTTGTTGTAACTGGAACGCCTTTTTGTTTCTCATAAGTCTTTAACAAATCTTGAGAAAAAATTGTCAGCTTATCTTTGGTTAAAAAGTCTGTTTGATAATCAATTTGAAGCTGACTATCAATATCTCCCAAGCCAAGCGAGACAGTCATAAAATCCTCATTAAAAGGTAAGCGTTCATAGAGACGTTCATCATAACGCTTAATCATATCAATTAACGTATTGATATTTGGTTGCTGATAAAATAGAATATTCTTTTCCTCTGCATAATGCTTATGTAGAGTGGATAATTGTTTTAATAAGTACGCTTCGTAATCTTCTACCCTTGTTATCTTCTTTTGTTTATACTCTTTTTTATCAGTAAAATAACTCGTAATTGAAAATGCAGCTGTAAGAACACTCATCCCCCCCATACTCAACATCATAATGGCATTTCGTCCCATTAAAACCACTACCAATCCAGAAAGAGCAACCATACCTAAAGGTGGAACAATTGCTCGCCAAATAGCATTTTTAGGTTTTGTTGGGGGATTTTTAGGTTTTTCTATTCTCTGACGTTTATCGTATATCGTGGGGAGTACTCGAGGGCTACGACGATAAACTGGGAAATTAGATTGATAAATTGACTTTTTCTCTTCCAACAGGACACTTTGACTATTGAAATTTGCTTTCTCAAAGAACGATGAAATTTGCCATTGATTTTCTAAAAACTCTATAAAATAGTTCTCTACAAAAATACTATCTCCTTTTTTAAATTCAGAAATAATATCAGAAGAAATCAATTGCTCGTTCAAATAGAAGACACAGCCATTTGGATAGAGATAAACTTTACCATTGGAGAACAAAACATAGGCTTTCGAGTGAATGAGGAGATCTGCTTCTTTCTCTTTTGAAATAATAAAATCTTGATTTGGAGGAGAAATGTAACTAACAGAAATGTCACTCTCTTCTTCAAGGACAAAAACAGTCTTATTTTCAATAGTATTTTTTCCTCTGGTTAATTCTTTTCCATTAGAGTAGACCTTACTATCATTCACGTTGAAAAAAAGTCCTTGCACTTCAACACTGTCGCCTTCCATAAAAGTGAGTAAAGAAAGTCGCTTACCAAATATAACCACTTTAATTTGCCCTGAAATTTTATTAGAAACCGGTTCTTTTTCTGTATTGTGAAAAAAATTTCTTATCTTCTCTACTCATCTTTTTCTTCACCTACTTTTACACCTAGTTTTTTAGAAAGCTCTTCGATTTCTTTACGATATTCACTTAATTTTTTTTGTTTTTTAGCACCCTTCATATTCTTATCTTCACGGGTTTGTTCATATAAATTAGTATAAGCGTGTAAGGTCAACTGATCATCCCCAATGTTCTGAGCTAAATCTAGAGATTTTTTATAGTCTCCCCTTCCAAGATAAATCCAATAATCTAAAAGATTTTCCTCGCTAGATGGAGTGATTGTATTTAAAACGCTTGATTTCTGCTCCTCAGACAAGTTATCTAAATGAACATAAGAGGATGCTAAAACATATTTTGCTTCTTTACCTAAACGATTTACTTGAAATTTTTGTAAATCATCTGCCACATCATCATAATGTTTAGAAATAAAATGACTTTGGTGCATCCACTGTCGCACGCTGAACTGGGATAGACCAAAAATAAAAATATGCTGCAAAAGCTCCTAAAGCAACAGTTGTAACGCTAAAAATTCCCATTCCAATAGAAAAAATACGCCAACTCCGTTTTGAAACAACTATCTTTGTTTTCTTTTCTTCTTGATAAGCTTTGTCATAAGCTTCATTAACATATTTTATTACTTCATCATATGTCTTACATGCAGCTATATCCTGTACCAATGAATCTCTTATTGCAGCTATACCATCTATTAGTAATTCAAAATCAAGTTTTTGGTCGTAGAATAGAGACAACCAAAGCCTTGTAGCTCATTAGAAACGTCTCTGAAGTATAAGGTATAGGACTCATAATTCCTTCTAAACCCAAAATGAAGAATCTTAACAACACTTCCTTGTAGAAATATATTTTTCGGATGGATATAAGGTACCTTAAAATTATGCTCAGAGAATGTCAAAGACTCCATTTTCTGAGCCAACTCCAAACGCTTTACTTCTGTCATCTCTTCCGCAATAAGCTCTTTAAGACTATAAGAATATTTTGGCTTATCATAAATTAGTGATAAAAACCATTATCTTCTAATGTCACGGAAGCATCCACATAATTTTCAATTGTAGATAATTTTTGACGAGAAAAATGGCTGGCAGGCAGAATAACCTTGACCTTTTCCTTGCTATATTTAATTTCAATTTTATCACTCATTTATAATTACCTCCAATACATCTCCATCCCCTAATGGATATTCCTTTAAAGCTCTATGCTGTTCTATTCTTAGAAGCTTTCCTCGAACCTCTAAATGCCAATTATTTTGATGAATAGATAATGTTTTATCTAGATTGTTTGAACACATTAACATCTTTACTCCCTGTAAAGATAATAATTTAGAAAAGCGAATATCTATTTCCTTATCTTCATATCTAATTGTTGCGTTTAAATATTTTTCCCCCATGAAAAATCCTTCCTAAATAAATTCCAATTAAAATCATTGCTACAATAAATAATACTACACCAAGAATTGACCATATCATTGTGGCCCCTGATTCCTCTGTGTCTACAATAATATTGTCAGAAACCTGATAGTTCTGAAAAAGAGCATGTCGATAAACTTGGAGGTCGAGTCCATCACCACTCCGAACTTCTTTCTTACTGAAATTAGCTTGGTTTGCAGTCTTAAGCATTTCCTGAGCATCAGTTTTAGATTTCGTCGCTTCTTGCTCTATTCTATCCATAAATAAGTTCGGTGCATAAATATGCTCAATTTCATTACCTTGGGAACGCTGCTTTTTTTGCGTTATCGAATCTGTTTTTAAATCTAACTCACCGTCCTTAGCATAAACAGTGCTTCCAGTAAACAATAACAATAAAAATATCACTAAAACTCGACTTGATTTTTTCAACATTTCATCTCTGCTTTCTAGCTTAAAAGACTTAAAAAATATTTAGCATCAATAAGTAAGTTATAAATATTCCTAAACAACATTTACCTATCATAACAAGCTTTAATAAATTTTATATTGACTAGTCTCATTCAAATATTAGTCTTATTTTATCACGAATTGTATCAATATTCAAACTTTCAAACAGTTATTCACAAGCAGATTGTACTGTTGTGACAAAAAATATAGCACCTAATTAAATTTAGATACTATGATATATAACTCTGAATCCAAATATACTGACCCGATTCAATTGCGGTATGTCTTACTTCCCTAAGGTACTTCTGATTTATCGCCGATTAATATTCAAATATTATTGCTCAGGGTGTTATCTATTCTCTTTATTTAATGGTATTTTTTATTTCTTGCGCTACTCAAAACATCTCTAAATATCTTTCCCATAATCTTTTCATCAGAAAGTACATTGAAAGGACATTTCGACTGCGATTATATCACAAACGAAGTGATCTCAAGAAAAAAATCGCTCTAATATAGCGATTCTTCTTATATCATTATTTAAATAGAACCTTTTGGAACTTCTGCTGACTTCATCCAAGTATCATAATGCTCTTCAAAAGCCTTCTCATCTTCGTTTCTATATCCCTCAAATAAAACTTCTTTGACATTTTCTCTATTGAAAAAGAACAAATTGTCTGGTGTCTGCATCCCGTTCGGAATAACTACTGAACCGTAGTCAAAATAGACACTCTTAGTCCCTCCTTTACCATCTTCCACTTCGATTACACTAGCTCGTGAAACAATCATCACTTCACTACCATCACCATTTTTGAGGGTTACAACTGAACCCAAAGGTAAAATTTTATCTGTCATTTTCTTCTCCTTGTTTTTCCAATTTTTCTACATTGCTTAGCGCAATAAAGTTCAACAATATTCTTAGAAGTCAAAAAATCACTATTGCATCTCTTGACATTAAAAAAATTAATCTCTACATCTTAAAACATCAAAAGTCCATTAATGTTATTTATGTAATTCTTTTGTCACAATAGCTCTATCTGGTCCGACACTCACTTCTAAATATAGTTCAGGATTGTCGTCATCTCTACATACTACACTCAGTTTTCCAGATTCAAATTTCTCCGTTATGTCTAAAATACTAGGAATATTATTCTGATTATATATAACAAAAGCAACTCCAAGTAAAAGCCCTGCAAACATTATCTTAAAAATCTCTCCTCCAATCTGTTGCCCTAAAAAACTGTTGAAGTGGAAAATAAAATCATAGATATAGTAGAAACCCACTGCAGGAATAGTAAACAACAAAGCATTAAATAAAAAAGTATTATTGCGCTTCTCTTTTTCGCTCAAGTTCTTTTCTTTTAAATCCTCTGAATCACAAATAGTAAAAAGACTGACCGTTTGAGTAGTCACTTGCGCTCTATTGATATTTCGATACAAGGCTCGTTCTACAAGGATAGTAATGAAAGCAAACTCTGCTATCCAGATAAGAATAACACTCCAAAAAGCAATCATGCTATAAGTTCCTTGTAAAAATAGACTAAAGAAGGAAGAAATGCCACTTCCGCTAGCTATAAAGAGAACAACTAATAGAGGAATATGTCGATTCATCTTATTTGACTTCTCTGTATCTAATAGTTTACTCTTTGGAGCTTCTAAAACTTCATGGGTCTTACGATCATAATAAATGGCTTTGTCATAATATTGATTCAAATAAAAACGACGTCTTCTAAAAAACATATATTTCTTCTTTCTAATGCTTATCCGACTTCCGTCACCACAGCTTGGGTAGCTTCCACTCTCCATGTGAAAACTTATCCCATACATGGTTGATACCTTTTCCTACTGCATCTCCGATAATCGTTCCTGCTACTGTACCTATTACTGTTCCTACTACAGGGATTGGAATAGCAGAGCCAATAACTGCTCCGAATTGAGCTCCAACTACCGCGCCACTAAAGGTACCTGCTGCATGGCCGACTCCATCAGCTAGTGCATGAGCATCCCCATATTTCCCCCTATTCTGTTGGAATGTATCCCAACCATCTTTCAACGCTAATACTGTACCGATAGCGCCTACATTTTTTACTGCTCCGAGACCTTTCTGAGACACAGCAGATTTCATGTTTCTGAATATATCTGCTTTAAGAATATCTTTATTAAGATGGCCTAGAGAATCTTTTACAAAACGCACATCATCTACATGGCCTCCGATGAATTTACCAAATTTAGTAGCCCAACCAGCAATCTTTTCTCCTCTTGCAAAAGATTTAGCTGCTCTTGCAAGAGCTTGAGTCCCAGTACGAGTGCCAGAATTAATCATAACAAAATTAGCTCCTCTAACACCGTATTGAAGCAATTTACGGCCTGCCGATTTCCTAATTAAGGAATTTACCATTGCTCCAGCCTTAGTTGAAGCTGCTTTAAAGCCATCTATTCCTAAAGATTCCGCAATAGATTTTAGTTCTTCTACAATATAGTCTAACACCTTTATAGGTGTCGAATTTAAAACAGAATTGGTAACTTCCTCAACTCCATCCATAAAGGCAGTGCCTTTATAAAATGCCTGTGCTTCTTTTGAAGTAAAGGAACTCTTACCTGCTCCTTCCAGTCCCTTCAGAGCAGTCGCC
This window of the Streptococcus sanguinis genome carries:
- the esaA gene encoding type VII secretion protein EsaA — its product is MGIKKGKNHLLRKGLAILCIVITVGLLIYMGQSDSLSFVLGTKEKTHLRIGIVNQDEGEQLNSAQYNFGDDFTKLLAKDEKKKASWKVMSRDQAESQYKDNSLEAIIYIPKDFSHNILQLSSFNPEKAKITYKVKDSVKKEQSLEMAQQVGDYVNSLNQKTIRLYFTSVINNLDDAKLQMNTIVGDESDIYDSLSTSIVQPADRSIKSIDSIPSIAESVQSSNRSFEQATSTFKTSTADLLKRNAESLIGQTDPILKYKQVQSQVANHNAQVAGNSVKNQYDKDNKLYLDLYKNSISYLHLFGNTESPTEPNEPDSYLLRLAKHIESYNDKINHSQEQIEQSQKELESIKNSLEGSRDQISQNYFNGVQVNTSSLGEDKDAILKAVSDGVDKDNVRQALAKQVVNTLSDSDELPGDYTNYVNSTIASISVNSGDYATLFNKLKEFGALTDDQIASYYAKLNLLASYASVKGATTGSMPGYNFITVANDSLPSTDAKTVTMEHVYPEMTSEGNGGNKYTATTIRVTNIQVQGAQGATVVPSVDSISEPTSLQLQIQLSPNYGLNTVAFDLEIGSERIPLQYSFFYDNNKGNDALIKTDLSNIFEQLSRIDTAAATIKNLYGSPSSSYDIDIANPASNSVAKMYGNISPSSVADKLQLEDVDQYRQSGIDLYVKLSAEINRLQKNTASLPQLTKEELPNDYFAAIVGELSDWHQQAVDDLNKQYEEWKKNGPELLEVSPTSSGDSLSNNRLYTTDDSSNSLLDIVTKLASNTRNTSDTITSNGNAIGSMDTQFNTLAEQAKRVQGEVKEVHQQTESLIKNQAKNIEDSTDFNKNFQGVLSNARSNGTDNQAVLNFLSNPVVTEKTSQSGVLSNTPIWVYLLVILLLTNIATGLTIREYTHRKKEKTVEKEEEEQFE
- the essC gene encoding type VII secretion protein EssC; this encodes MVIFGKRLSLLTFMEGDSVEVQGLFFNVNDSKVYSNGKELTRGKNTIENKTVFVLEEESDISVSYISPPNQDFIISKEKEADLLIHSKAYVLFSNGKVYLYPNGCVFYLNEQLISSDIISEFKKGDSIFVENYFIEFLENQWQISSFFEKANFNSQSVLLEEKKSIYQSNFPVYRRSPRVLPTIYDKRQRIEKPKNPPTKPKNAIWRAIVPPLGMVALSGLVVVLMGRNAIMMLSMGGMSVLTAAFSITSYFTDKKEYKQKKITRVEDYEAYLLKQLSTLHKHYAEEKNILFYQQPNINTLIDMIKRYDERLYERLPFNEDFMTVSLGLGDIDSQLQIDYQTDFLTKDKLTIFSQDLLKTYEKQKGVPVTTTLAQNIVGLVAQHDIGQLFIQQLLLQVAAFHSYHDVIFVNLTSQEDYDQIWKKWRFLPHFLLPMINVRGFVHDDRTKDAVLTSLYQVLQSRIQDKEQKERTFLPQIVIVISDDRLLSGHAINESLSRADLASFGVTVIWVKESRRQLPETVTTLIDLKNGDTATLINNRGIYVNQVFTPYPLIDDYEGAVRSLSNLIHEETQKNALPDAITFLELYNVEQVGDLNISSRWARGDTSKSLAVPLGVRGKDDIVYLNLHERAHGPHGLVAGTTGSGKSEILQSYILSLALNFSPEDIGFLPIDFKGGGMANLFKDLPHLMGVITNLDGAGIQRALASIRAELQKRQRLFGRFGVNHINGYTKLYKEGRSGIEGDFPTEPLPHLFLISDEFAELKQNEPEFMTELVTTARIGRSLGIHLILATQKPSGVVNDQIWSNSRFKLALKVAEKADSNEIIKTPDAASITQPGRAYLQVGNNEIYELFQSAWSGARYAPTVKARSEEVDNRLWIINELGQYELATTDLSYLEEMVSTDANTDETELDAVVEYIAQHAKNVDLCIPAKPWLPPLDEDITSPILTTKWTEKKLHKAPFALMDIPSEQAQRMLEFDLEEFSHSIIYASPGFGKSQALQTLVMNFARLNRPDQMHFNLFDFGTNGLFPLKGLPHVADIATLDDAEKLLKLLKSLQKEIQKRRDLLAEYGVTSIEQYEQKTGQYLPFILNIVDSYDTVRDHPLESSVESAFHQVLREGASLGIYLIATVLRNTTMKLSMRSNFATQFVLYLVDKDSKKDLIGFDALADQVIPGRGQIRFEEPIRFQVYLATEGSSNLERLQSLENAIEVMDKLWDGSRPEAVPMLANEITFEQFENDVAVQEERQKYNIPIGYDKETTLVRSIEPMNYEFILLMDDTPSQTYSIERTILSAFSEFSGKVDRVVVDTDGRFVGMNEYFDTRIEEANISQFLGELLGIIQSGKRREQPMFVYLPDINLAGDKIVLMDKDVNTLFTKSSSVNIHLIFHGYQSGIVSKFTPFFKRLRQNVPMGTFGTIFNEQKVVPGRTQYNEPLVELNETQFFVGRSVHRLRIPQEK
- a CDS encoding type VII secretion protein EssB/YukC, which encodes MHQSHFISKHYDDVADDLQKFQVNRLGKEAKYVLASSYVHLDNLSEEQKSSVLNTITPSSEENLLDYWIYLGRGDYKKSLDLAQNIGDDQLTLHAYTNLYEQTREDKNMKGAKKQKKLSEYRKEIEELSKKLGVKVGEEKDE
- a CDS encoding type VII secretion protein EssB/YukC, translating into MSLFYDQKLDFELLIDGIAAIRDSLVQDIAACKTYDEVIKYVNEAYDKAYQEEKKTKIVVSKRSWRIFSIGMGIFSVTTVALGAFAAYFYFWSIPVQRATVDAPKSFYF
- a CDS encoding type VII secretion EssA family protein, coding for MLKKSSRVLVIFLLLLFTGSTVYAKDGELDLKTDSITQKKQRSQGNEIEHIYAPNLFMDRIEQEATKSKTDAQEMLKTANQANFSKKEVRSGDGLDLQVYRHALFQNYQVSDNIIVDTEESGATMIWSILGVVLFIVAMILIGIYLGRIFHGGKIFKRNN
- a CDS encoding DUF4176 domain-containing protein; translation: MTDKILPLGSVVTLKNGDGSEVMIVSRASVIEVEDGKGGTKSVYFDYGSVVIPNGMQTPDNLFFFNRENVKEVLFEGYRNEDEKAFEEHYDTWMKSAEVPKGSI
- a CDS encoding T7SS effector LXG polymorphic toxin; translation: MTEVHNQKTALSNSQTSITSQLETAKTSFVSLVNSESLKGDVKGAIDAKISNHQVPLLTNFSNALAVLSAQYDKTIEQFKSTVSETAADAIIDTDYLQGLLDGFSSIETNISTVNQATANIYSSISDIISLTNPDASAITTPLSEGKTILTDTKTNMASFNGWKRGDEYSKLLQVQATALKGLEGAGKSSFTSKEAQAFYKGTAFMDGVEEVTNSVLNSTPIKVLDYIVEELKSIAESLGIDGFKAASTKAGAMVNSLIRKSAGRKLLQYGVRGANFVMINSGTRTGTQALARAAKSFARGEKIAGWATKFGKFIGGHVDDVRFVKDSLGHLNKDILKADIFRNMKSAVSQKGLGAVKNVGAIGTVLALKDGWDTFQQNRGKYGDAHALADGVGHAAGTFSGAVVGAQFGAVIGSAIPIPVVGTVIGTVAGTIIGDAVGKGINHVWDKFSHGEWKLPKLW